In Thermoleophilia bacterium, one DNA window encodes the following:
- a CDS encoding 30S ribosomal protein S4: MARDRDPQCKQCRREGEKLFLKGARCMTEKCAIERRNYPPGQNGRGRIRQSEYLIQLREKQRARRYYGILEKQFRRYYEKASRQPGITGENLLRLLELRFDNVVTRLGFAASRRQARQLVGHGHFLVNGRRVDIPSYQCRPNDVITLKAASGAETTVRGATEIGASVAPWLQADHDSLSGKVLKAPDRTEIDTPVREQLIVELYSK; the protein is encoded by the coding sequence GTGGCCCGCGATCGCGATCCCCAGTGCAAGCAGTGCCGCCGTGAGGGCGAGAAGCTCTTCCTCAAGGGTGCACGCTGCATGACCGAGAAGTGCGCCATCGAGCGCCGTAACTATCCGCCCGGCCAGAACGGCCGTGGGCGCATCCGTCAGTCGGAATACCTCATCCAGCTCCGCGAGAAGCAGCGTGCCCGCCGGTACTACGGCATTCTCGAGAAGCAGTTCCGGCGTTACTACGAGAAGGCCAGCCGCCAGCCGGGCATCACCGGCGAGAACCTGTTGCGCCTCCTCGAGCTCCGTTTTGACAACGTGGTCACCCGCCTCGGGTTCGCCGCATCCCGCCGCCAGGCCCGCCAGTTGGTGGGTCACGGTCACTTCCTCGTCAACGGGCGTCGGGTGGACATTCCGAGTTATCAGTGCCGCCCCAACGATGTCATCACCCTCAAGGCGGCGTCGGGCGCTGAGACCACGGTGCGGGGCGCGACGGAGATCGGCGCGTCCGTGGCTCCGTGGCTTCAGGCCGACCACGACTCGCTGTCCGGCAAGGTTCTCAAGGCCCCGGATCGCACCGAGATCGACACCCCGGTGCGTGAGCAACTGATCGTCGAGCTTTACTCGAAGTAG
- a CDS encoding DNA-directed RNA polymerase subunit alpha: MLDIHTPRMSYHPESETLGRLEVEPLDRGFGHTFGNSLRRVLLSSLEGAAVTSVKIEGVQHEFTTVKGVREDVTDIILNLRGLVCRLVGHADEIEVELSRQGPGVVTAGDIRCPSDLEIVNPDLEIANLEAGASLEMVLTIASGRGYVPADQNKGPGSPIGVIPVDSNFSPVRRVRYEVGAARVGQRTDYDKLILEVETDGSVDPRTAVARASAILIERLAIFADPNDIRQIGEPEPEIPQPGGEMANILIEELELGVRSYNCLKRVGVETIGDLIANSEDDLAAIPNFGKKSVEEVKENLARHSLNLRDA; this comes from the coding sequence ATGCTCGATATCCACACCCCGCGCATGTCCTACCACCCCGAGTCCGAGACACTCGGCCGTCTCGAGGTGGAACCACTCGACCGCGGCTTCGGTCACACCTTCGGAAACTCCCTCCGGCGCGTGCTGCTGTCCTCGTTGGAGGGCGCCGCGGTCACGTCGGTCAAGATCGAGGGCGTCCAGCACGAGTTCACCACGGTGAAGGGCGTTCGCGAGGACGTCACGGACATCATCCTCAACCTGCGCGGACTTGTGTGCCGCCTTGTGGGGCACGCCGACGAGATCGAGGTCGAACTCAGTCGTCAGGGTCCGGGTGTCGTGACTGCTGGTGACATCCGGTGTCCGTCGGATCTTGAGATCGTGAATCCCGACCTCGAGATCGCCAACCTCGAGGCCGGTGCCTCGCTTGAGATGGTGCTCACGATCGCCTCGGGGCGCGGCTACGTCCCGGCCGACCAGAACAAGGGCCCGGGCTCGCCCATCGGTGTCATTCCGGTGGACAGCAACTTCTCGCCCGTGCGGCGGGTGCGGTATGAGGTCGGCGCCGCGCGCGTCGGCCAGCGCACCGACTACGACAAGCTCATCCTTGAGGTGGAGACCGACGGCAGCGTGGACCCGCGTACCGCGGTCGCCCGTGCGTCGGCCATCCTGATCGAGCGCCTCGCGATCTTCGCGGACCCCAACGACATCCGCCAGATCGGCGAGCCCGAGCCCGAGATTCCCCAGCCGGGTGGCGAGATGGCCAACATCCTCATCGAGGAGCTCGAGTTGGGCGTGCGCTCCTACAATTGCCTCAAGCGCGTGGGCGTCGAGACGATCGGCGACCTCATTGCCAATTCCGAGGACGACCTCGCCGCGATCCCGAACTTCGGGAAGAAGAGTGTTGAGGAGGTCAAGGAAAACCTTGCCCGTCATAGCCTCAACCTCCGCGACGCCTGA
- a CDS encoding 50S ribosomal protein L17 — protein sequence MRHRRNGPKLNRTSAHRSAMAANMATALLEHGHIQTTAAKARLARQTAERAITLGKQGTLHARRQAISLLRNKPISYRLFNVIAPVFQDIPGGYTRVTKLGPRQGDAAPMVLLELSREVPSAQATEVAA from the coding sequence ATGCGACACCGTAGGAACGGCCCCAAGCTCAATCGCACCAGTGCCCATCGTTCGGCGATGGCGGCCAACATGGCAACCGCACTGCTTGAGCACGGGCATATCCAAACCACCGCGGCCAAGGCGCGGCTCGCCCGCCAGACGGCCGAGCGCGCCATTACCCTCGGTAAGCAGGGAACCCTGCACGCGCGTCGCCAGGCGATCTCCCTGCTGCGCAACAAGCCCATTAGCTACCGCCTCTTCAACGTCATCGCGCCCGTGTTCCAGGACATTCCGGGGGGTTACACCCGGGTGACGAAGTTGGGTCCCCGTCAGGGCGACGCGGCGCCCATGGTGCTGCTCGAGTTGTCCCGTGAGGTTCCCTCGGCCCAGGCCACCGAGGTGGCCGCATAG
- the truA gene encoding tRNA pseudouridine(38-40) synthase TruA — protein sequence MPVLRLDIEYDGAGFAGWAEQPGQRTIERVLRDALDVAIRTYTDLRVAGRTDAGVHASGQVVSVVIPDDAHGPDPERVMRSLTALLPADVAVRALSVAPAGFDARADAVSRVYEYRIVMGQRSPLRRNRVLWHAGRPLDRTALDACAALTVGRHDFRAFTPTETGHTFFERTVIACEWGDQGDELVLRIEANAFLWNMVRVLVGSMLECARGRREVGWYSAALAGAPRSAAGPTAPPHPLTLVAVRY from the coding sequence GTGCCCGTTCTACGTCTCGACATCGAGTACGACGGGGCGGGATTTGCGGGCTGGGCCGAGCAGCCCGGTCAGAGGACGATCGAACGGGTCCTCCGAGACGCTCTCGACGTTGCCATTCGGACCTACACGGACCTCCGCGTGGCCGGACGCACCGATGCGGGGGTCCATGCCAGTGGCCAGGTAGTGAGCGTCGTGATCCCGGACGACGCCCACGGACCCGATCCCGAACGGGTGATGCGGTCACTGACGGCGTTGCTCCCCGCCGACGTGGCGGTGCGGGCCCTGTCGGTGGCACCCGCGGGGTTCGACGCGCGCGCGGATGCGGTGTCGCGGGTGTATGAGTACCGGATTGTTATGGGCCAGCGGTCGCCGCTACGCCGGAACCGGGTGCTGTGGCATGCCGGGCGACCGCTCGATCGCACGGCCCTCGATGCCTGCGCCGCCCTCACCGTGGGACGACATGACTTCCGGGCGTTCACCCCGACCGAAACCGGGCACACGTTCTTCGAGCGGACGGTCATCGCCTGCGAGTGGGGCGACCAGGGTGACGAACTGGTGCTCCGCATCGAGGCCAACGCCTTCCTGTGGAACATGGTGCGGGTGCTGGTGGGGAGCATGCTGGAGTGTGCGCGGGGACGCCGCGAGGTGGGGTGGTATTCGGCCGCGCTCGCCGGGGCACCGAGGTCGGCCGCCGGCCCGACGGCGCCGCCGCACCCCCTCACCCTGGTGGCCGTGCGGTACTGA
- the surE gene encoding 5'/3'-nucleotidase SurE, with protein MRILVTNDDGVDAPGILALRRALDPLGEVFVIAPDGNRSAIARGITIRDALIVDEVAMADGTRAFATSGTPVDCVRLGALGLIGAPPDVVVSGANLGLNLGDDVTYSGTVAAALEGVMLGIPAIAVSQDAMGGGSGPDLEYDFAHVCAFAAKLVPLACAARFPRHVIFNVNGPGVAPGEVSGARVTRLGRRIYDDTLTLEGDHGSRKHYRIYGEPMSHDQQPGTDLSAIDENFVSVTPLHFDLTDIAGMDAMERWEIDELLRSGAGVS; from the coding sequence GTGAGGATCCTCGTGACCAACGACGATGGCGTGGACGCCCCGGGGATTCTGGCGCTCAGACGGGCTCTGGATCCTCTCGGTGAGGTATTCGTGATCGCCCCCGACGGCAACCGCAGTGCGATCGCACGCGGGATCACCATCCGGGATGCCCTGATCGTGGACGAGGTGGCGATGGCGGACGGAACCCGCGCGTTCGCGACGAGTGGTACCCCCGTGGACTGCGTGCGTCTCGGCGCCCTTGGGCTGATCGGCGCCCCTCCCGATGTGGTGGTGAGTGGCGCCAACCTAGGTCTCAACCTCGGGGATGACGTCACCTACTCGGGTACCGTGGCCGCCGCGCTCGAAGGCGTGATGCTGGGGATCCCCGCGATCGCCGTGAGCCAAGACGCGATGGGGGGTGGGAGCGGACCCGATCTCGAGTACGACTTCGCCCACGTCTGCGCGTTCGCGGCCAAGTTGGTGCCCCTTGCCTGCGCAGCCCGGTTTCCTCGGCATGTCATCTTCAACGTCAACGGGCCGGGAGTCGCACCGGGCGAGGTATCCGGTGCCCGGGTGACCCGACTCGGTCGCCGGATTTACGACGACACCCTCACGCTGGAGGGCGACCACGGATCGCGTAAGCACTACCGGATCTACGGCGAGCCCATGAGCCATGACCAGCAGCCGGGTACCGACCTGTCGGCCATTGATGAGAACTTCGTGTCGGTGACACCCCTGCACTTCGACCTCACCGACATTGCGGGAATGGACGCCATGGAGCGCTGGGAGATCGACGAACTGCTGCGGTCCGGGGCCGGGGTGTCCTGA
- a CDS encoding HAD family hydrolase codes for MGDRRTAAVRGRGVLTVVPRFGTVLFDLDGTLVDTVALIRASHRYAVTTVLGYDLPDEVLLANVGRPLREQMEAFSRDRADDLMTTQREWNHAHTDDLIRPYPGVDVMLGRLRAAGCRIGVVTAKSRPTVELAYAALPQIAGYLDGTIACEDTTAHKPDPDPVVAALRLLGGQADDACYVGDSPFDIAAGRAAGVMAIGVTWGFFDRGVLEAVGADEVVDTLACLEDLLMGNDG; via the coding sequence CTGGGAGATCGACGAACTGCTGCGGTCCGGGGCCGGGGTGTCCTGACCGTCGTGCCCCGATTCGGAACGGTTCTGTTCGATCTCGATGGCACCCTTGTCGACACGGTCGCACTCATCCGCGCGTCGCATCGGTACGCGGTGACGACGGTGCTCGGGTACGACCTCCCCGACGAGGTGCTGCTCGCGAACGTGGGCCGACCGTTGCGGGAGCAGATGGAGGCGTTCTCGCGCGACCGTGCGGATGACCTCATGACCACGCAGCGCGAGTGGAACCACGCCCACACGGACGACCTCATTCGCCCCTACCCGGGTGTCGACGTGATGCTCGGTCGGCTCCGGGCCGCGGGGTGTCGCATCGGTGTGGTCACAGCGAAGAGTCGGCCGACGGTGGAGTTGGCATACGCGGCCCTGCCGCAGATCGCCGGGTACCTCGACGGGACCATCGCTTGTGAGGACACCACCGCGCACAAGCCGGACCCGGATCCGGTGGTTGCGGCCCTAAGGCTGCTCGGCGGTCAGGCCGACGACGCCTGCTACGTCGGCGATTCCCCCTTCGACATCGCTGCCGGCCGGGCAGCGGGGGTCATGGCCATCGGGGTCACCTGGGGTTTCTTCGACCGCGGGGTGCTCGAGGCGGTCGGCGCGGACGAGGTGGTGGACACCCTCGCTTGTCTTGAGGATCTGCTGATGGGGAACGACGGGTGA
- the ligA gene encoding NAD-dependent DNA ligase LigA yields the protein MAARARELRSAIHEAAHRYYVRDDPSVADAQYDEWVRELEAIESAHPDLITPTSPTQRVGAQASERFRSHRHAQPMLSLANARGDGELAEWSHRVDSVLDREGVASAAVRFVVEPKIDGLAVSLTYEDGHLVVGATRGDGVTGEDVTANIRTIQVVPLVMRPSAGSPPRRVEVRGEVYLPLEAFAQFNEERAAEGQPTFANPRNAAAGSLRQLDPRLTAARPLSAWFYAVGDADSLALSTQSDVLAWLAAVGFPVNPLITVVDDITAAAAACRDWEGRRGDVDYDIDGAVVKVDSLDLQRRLGAVARAPRWAIAYKFAPTTATTVLRAINVNVGRTGALVPWAELDPVHVGGVTVRHATLHNQDDLARKDLRIGDTVIVQRAGDVIPQIVSALTQRRTGEERRFVMPTECPSCGTTVVRPDDEVIWRCPNRSCPDQVVQSVIHFASRGAMDIEGLGEKIVQKLFDVGLVADVADIYDLTAECLVPLEGFKERSAANLVAAIALSRTRPWPRVINALGIRHVGVVTAESLALVVPSLDALLAARADDLSRAEGVGPVVAMSVHDFLSPAANRALLERLRAAGLTVAMDVPDRAAEGPLTGCTVVVTGALDSHSRDEARRAITAAGGKAATSVSMATSFVVVGRDPGGTAAKAEILGVPVLDEQAFLAVLARERSLPQRGV from the coding sequence ATGGCCGCGCGCGCACGGGAGCTTCGCTCGGCCATCCACGAGGCCGCCCACCGCTACTACGTGCGGGACGACCCGTCGGTGGCCGACGCTCAGTACGACGAGTGGGTACGCGAACTCGAGGCCATCGAGAGTGCCCACCCGGACCTCATCACGCCAACCTCCCCCACCCAGCGCGTGGGAGCCCAGGCGTCCGAGCGGTTTCGCTCGCATCGGCACGCACAGCCCATGCTCAGCCTCGCAAACGCCCGGGGGGACGGCGAACTGGCCGAGTGGAGCCATCGCGTGGACTCCGTTCTGGACCGGGAGGGCGTCGCGTCCGCTGCCGTGCGATTCGTGGTGGAACCGAAGATCGACGGTCTGGCGGTGTCGCTCACGTACGAGGACGGCCATCTGGTGGTTGGGGCAACCCGGGGTGACGGGGTCACCGGCGAGGATGTGACCGCCAACATCCGCACGATCCAGGTCGTTCCGCTCGTGATGCGCCCGTCGGCGGGGAGTCCGCCACGACGCGTGGAGGTGCGGGGCGAGGTGTATCTCCCGCTGGAGGCGTTTGCGCAGTTCAACGAGGAACGCGCCGCCGAGGGGCAGCCCACGTTTGCGAACCCCCGTAACGCCGCCGCGGGCAGCCTGCGGCAACTCGACCCCCGGCTCACGGCCGCGCGACCGCTGTCGGCGTGGTTCTACGCCGTGGGGGATGCCGACAGCCTTGCGCTCTCCACGCAGAGCGACGTATTGGCATGGCTCGCCGCAGTCGGGTTCCCCGTGAATCCGCTCATCACGGTCGTAGACGACATCACCGCGGCGGCGGCCGCGTGCCGGGACTGGGAGGGGCGCCGGGGTGACGTGGACTACGACATCGACGGTGCGGTGGTCAAAGTGGACTCTCTCGACCTCCAACGGCGTCTGGGTGCTGTGGCTCGTGCTCCGCGGTGGGCCATCGCATACAAGTTCGCGCCCACCACCGCGACCACGGTGCTGCGCGCCATCAACGTGAACGTCGGTCGTACCGGGGCGCTCGTACCGTGGGCGGAACTGGATCCCGTGCATGTCGGTGGGGTCACAGTGCGCCACGCCACACTCCACAACCAAGACGATCTCGCACGCAAGGACCTGCGTATCGGCGACACCGTCATCGTGCAGCGCGCGGGCGACGTCATCCCGCAGATCGTCTCGGCCCTCACCCAGCGCCGAACAGGCGAGGAGCGGCGATTCGTCATGCCCACGGAGTGCCCGTCGTGCGGAACCACCGTGGTGCGTCCCGATGACGAGGTGATTTGGCGGTGTCCCAACCGGTCGTGTCCCGACCAGGTGGTGCAGAGCGTCATCCACTTCGCTTCGCGCGGCGCCATGGATATCGAAGGTCTCGGAGAGAAGATCGTGCAGAAGCTCTTCGACGTGGGACTCGTTGCGGACGTTGCCGACATCTACGACCTCACGGCGGAGTGCCTCGTTCCGCTCGAGGGGTTCAAGGAGCGCAGTGCGGCCAATCTGGTCGCGGCCATCGCGCTCTCGCGCACGCGTCCCTGGCCACGCGTCATCAACGCGCTCGGCATCCGTCACGTGGGAGTGGTCACCGCGGAGAGCCTGGCGCTGGTGGTCCCGTCCCTCGACGCCCTTCTCGCCGCACGCGCCGACGACCTGTCCCGTGCGGAGGGCGTGGGTCCCGTGGTGGCGATGTCGGTGCACGACTTTCTGTCACCCGCCGCCAACCGCGCGTTGCTGGAACGCCTCCGCGCGGCGGGGCTCACGGTGGCGATGGACGTGCCGGACCGTGCTGCCGAGGGTCCCCTCACCGGGTGCACGGTGGTGGTGACCGGTGCCCTCGACTCGCACAGCCGCGACGAGGCCCGACGGGCGATCACGGCGGCGGGCGGAAAGGCCGCCACCTCCGTGTCGATGGCCACATCGTTCGTGGTGGTGGGTCGGGATCCGGGCGGTACGGCGGCGAAGGCCGAAATCCTCGGTGTGCCGGTCCTCGACGAGCAGGCCTTCCTCGCTGTCCTTGCCCGGGAGCGCTCGCTCCCCCAGCGCGGCGTTTAG
- the dacB gene encoding D-alanyl-D-alanine carboxypeptidase/D-alanyl-D-alanine-endopeptidase: MADPTRNGRAGTVSTLRRVVNHPVRTAPASIVALVGLAISGAVASIGAGASNPVQAAVAGFARTHPTASVLVQRVTPAGPVTIASWRPSTALAPASTIKVITSAAALLTIGPTFRFATRVESAPGASVTAGAIDGPVYLIGAGDPMLSTRAYSRTNLHRLGTPIEELARSVRGSGIRIVQGGVVVDESLFDAKRTGPQWQSDYVFECPPLSAIATNGNRTDTGDNVESPAIAAGKQFVIALKRSGVQVGGPIRAGRAVPGGAIVGQVYSPPLASILEVMNSDSDNFIAEILMKDVGAYGTGHGTTDAGTRHAARVLRERGILTTADAFVDGSGLSHANRVSATTLVGVLAAADADPTWGDALIRSLPHGGEGTLIRRLRAASVRKRVRAKTGYIRGVASLTGTVTSFRGVPYVFAFLMNTTDITKAQATMDTAVTLLATGAADSSS, encoded by the coding sequence GTGGCGGACCCCACGCGTAACGGACGCGCCGGAACCGTCAGTACCCTCCGACGAGTTGTGAATCACCCCGTCCGGACAGCCCCCGCCAGCATCGTCGCACTCGTCGGCCTCGCAATCTCCGGTGCCGTCGCGTCGATCGGTGCAGGCGCCTCCAACCCGGTCCAGGCCGCCGTCGCCGGGTTCGCGAGGACGCACCCCACCGCCAGCGTTCTCGTGCAACGCGTCACGCCCGCCGGCCCGGTCACAATCGCCTCATGGCGTCCGAGCACTGCCCTCGCCCCGGCGTCCACCATCAAGGTCATCACCAGCGCCGCGGCACTACTCACGATCGGTCCGACCTTCCGCTTCGCCACGCGCGTGGAGTCGGCACCCGGTGCCTCGGTCACGGCGGGAGCCATTGATGGGCCGGTGTACCTCATCGGGGCCGGTGACCCCATGCTGTCCACGCGTGCCTACTCCCGCACCAACCTGCACCGGCTGGGGACCCCGATCGAGGAACTCGCGCGATCGGTGCGCGGCAGCGGGATCCGGATCGTCCAAGGCGGCGTCGTGGTTGACGAGTCGCTGTTCGACGCGAAGCGCACGGGCCCGCAGTGGCAATCGGACTACGTGTTCGAATGCCCACCGCTGTCGGCGATCGCCACGAACGGCAACCGCACCGATACGGGTGACAACGTCGAGAGCCCGGCCATCGCTGCCGGGAAGCAGTTCGTCATCGCCCTGAAGCGTTCCGGAGTGCAGGTGGGCGGTCCGATTCGTGCGGGCCGTGCCGTCCCGGGTGGTGCCATCGTCGGGCAGGTGTACTCCCCACCCCTCGCGAGCATTTTGGAGGTCATGAACTCCGACAGCGACAACTTCATCGCAGAGATCCTTATGAAGGATGTGGGCGCCTACGGAACCGGCCACGGCACCACCGATGCGGGTACCCGCCACGCCGCGAGGGTCCTGCGCGAGCGGGGGATCCTCACCACCGCCGACGCGTTCGTGGACGGATCCGGACTGTCCCACGCGAACCGAGTCTCGGCGACGACCCTGGTGGGCGTACTGGCGGCGGCCGACGCCGATCCGACGTGGGGCGACGCGCTGATCCGGTCGCTGCCACACGGTGGCGAGGGCACCCTCATCCGTCGGCTCCGAGCGGCGTCAGTGCGCAAGCGCGTGCGGGCGAAGACCGGCTACATCCGGGGAGTGGCCTCACTCACCGGGACCGTCACCAGTTTCCGGGGGGTCCCCTACGTCTTCGCCTTCCTCATGAACACCACGGACATCACGAAGGCACAGGCCACGATGGACACCGCGGTGACCCTCCTGGCCACGGGCGCCGCCGACTCCTCGTCCTAA
- a CDS encoding CoA-binding protein, with the protein MGPGSTPVEILRETCVIAMVGASPDPGKPSYGVMEYLLAQGYRVIPVRPGGGEVLGVAVVGSLAEIEGPIHMVDVFRSSDAAPGIAREAVAVGALSLWLQPGCVSEEAGEIAHAAGLAFATDICAQQVHRDEGLGSVGPPVG; encoded by the coding sequence ATGGGACCCGGATCAACTCCTGTGGAGATCCTTCGTGAGACGTGTGTCATCGCGATGGTCGGCGCGTCCCCGGACCCCGGGAAGCCGTCGTACGGGGTGATGGAGTACCTGTTAGCTCAGGGCTACCGGGTGATTCCGGTCCGGCCGGGGGGTGGTGAGGTGCTGGGCGTCGCGGTGGTGGGATCGCTCGCCGAGATTGAGGGCCCCATCCACATGGTGGATGTGTTTCGGAGCTCGGACGCGGCGCCCGGTATCGCCCGTGAGGCCGTGGCCGTCGGCGCCTTGTCGCTGTGGTTGCAGCCCGGGTGCGTTAGCGAGGAGGCCGGCGAGATCGCGCATGCCGCGGGCCTCGCGTTTGCCACCGACATCTGCGCGCAGCAGGTACACCGCGATGAGGGACTCGGCTCGGTTGGGCCGCCCGTTGGCTAG
- a CDS encoding NifU family protein, translating to MADIATLTRIEDVLERIRPALHSDGGDVELVDFDDEGFVHLQMLGACGGCPMSTATLALGIEAELRRALPEVEGVITV from the coding sequence ATGGCGGACATCGCAACACTCACCCGCATCGAAGACGTTCTGGAACGGATCCGCCCGGCGCTGCACTCCGACGGCGGTGACGTGGAACTCGTGGACTTCGACGACGAGGGCTTCGTGCACCTGCAGATGCTCGGCGCATGCGGGGGCTGCCCCATGTCCACGGCCACCCTTGCCCTCGGCATCGAGGCGGAGCTCCGCCGCGCCCTGCCCGAGGTGGAAGGCGTCATCACCGTCTAG
- a CDS encoding carbon-nitrogen hydrolase family protein has product MPDPSVRAAVVQMLADEDGARNRARAGEWVAAAAASGARLVVLPEKWNWWGPASRVADGAEALDGPSLSAARQWARTLGIAIVAGSILEATLDGTRAYNTSVLIAADGSDVATYRKIHLFDATVGEARHRESAVTEAGDETVVASVYGMGVGLAVCYDLRFPELFREVVGRGARAIAVPANFTVATGRDHWDVLVRARAIENQCFVLASGQCGQHATGEGAWGHSMIVGPWGDVMAEVAEGEGIAVADLDFAHQDRVRTALPVLAHRRIGVPRA; this is encoded by the coding sequence ATGCCTGATCCGTCCGTCCGCGCCGCAGTCGTGCAGATGCTGGCCGACGAGGATGGGGCCCGGAATCGCGCGCGCGCCGGTGAGTGGGTGGCCGCCGCCGCGGCATCCGGCGCACGTCTTGTGGTGCTTCCCGAGAAGTGGAACTGGTGGGGACCGGCGTCCCGCGTCGCCGACGGCGCCGAGGCACTGGACGGGCCGTCGCTCTCGGCCGCCCGCCAGTGGGCGCGGACCCTCGGCATCGCCATCGTGGCCGGCAGCATCCTCGAGGCGACCCTCGATGGGACGCGTGCGTACAACACGAGCGTGCTCATCGCCGCGGACGGATCGGACGTGGCGACCTACCGCAAGATCCACCTCTTCGACGCGACCGTGGGCGAGGCCCGGCACCGGGAGTCTGCCGTCACGGAGGCCGGGGACGAGACGGTGGTCGCGTCGGTGTACGGGATGGGCGTGGGGCTCGCGGTGTGTTACGACCTGCGCTTCCCGGAACTCTTCCGCGAGGTGGTCGGACGCGGCGCACGCGCCATCGCGGTTCCCGCCAACTTCACGGTCGCGACCGGGCGCGATCACTGGGACGTCCTCGTGCGGGCACGGGCCATCGAGAACCAGTGCTTCGTGCTGGCCTCGGGCCAGTGCGGGCAGCACGCCACGGGGGAGGGCGCGTGGGGGCACTCGATGATCGTCGGCCCGTGGGGTGACGTGATGGCCGAGGTTGCGGAGGGTGAGGGCATTGCCGTGGCCGATCTGGACTTCGCGCATCAGGACCGGGTGCGCACGGCGCTGCCCGTGCTCGCGCATCGGCGTATCGGTGTCCCCCGCGCGTGA
- the rlmD gene encoding 23S rRNA (uracil(1939)-C(5))-methyltransferase RlmD encodes MERPARGDEMDVTVDDLAFGGRGVARADGFVVFTPDTAPGDVARVRLHKVRRRFGEAELVEVISPGPGRITPPCHHVPDCGGCRLQHVAYEEVLEAKRVQIAEHLARIGGLRGIDVLDPDPAAERFGYRNKMEYSAAPGPDGSLHLGFHKRGRWDEVVDIDPCLLATEVGNIARRAVRAWAVDEDLRPFDQRRHEGFLRHVVVREGVLTGQVLVTIVTAPGPGDCVDRLAERLPEVVPGLVGIVHAVNAGLSEVTSGLPSRTVWGRDWIEEIVEMEPGHPVTLRLSATSFFQTNSRMTGHLYRRAAEAAGLTGGEVLYDLFSGVGSIGVALGSLSAHVVAIELLPEAVEDSRGNAERNGVTNHTAIAGDVRVVLREQRGQLPAPDVAIVDPPRGGLSGGACRRILELAPKTLVYVSCQPATFADNAKRFVDGGYRLEWVRPVDMFPQTPHIEAVARFTLP; translated from the coding sequence GTGGAGAGGCCGGCGCGGGGCGATGAGATGGACGTTACGGTTGACGACCTGGCCTTCGGGGGCCGGGGCGTTGCCCGCGCGGACGGCTTCGTGGTCTTCACTCCCGACACCGCACCGGGTGACGTGGCACGGGTGCGTCTGCACAAGGTCCGCCGCCGCTTCGGCGAGGCCGAGCTCGTTGAGGTCATCTCACCGGGACCGGGCCGCATCACGCCACCGTGCCACCACGTTCCGGACTGCGGGGGGTGCCGACTTCAGCACGTGGCGTATGAGGAGGTGCTCGAGGCCAAGCGGGTGCAGATCGCCGAACACCTCGCCCGCATCGGCGGCCTCCGGGGAATCGACGTACTCGACCCGGATCCGGCCGCTGAACGCTTCGGTTACCGCAACAAGATGGAGTACTCCGCCGCGCCGGGTCCCGACGGTTCGCTGCATCTGGGCTTCCACAAACGGGGCCGTTGGGACGAGGTGGTGGACATCGACCCGTGCCTGCTTGCCACCGAGGTGGGGAACATCGCCCGGCGGGCCGTGCGCGCGTGGGCCGTCGATGAGGACCTCCGGCCGTTCGACCAGCGTCGTCATGAGGGTTTCCTTCGCCACGTGGTGGTGCGCGAGGGCGTGCTGACCGGCCAGGTCCTCGTGACCATCGTGACCGCCCCGGGCCCCGGTGACTGCGTGGATCGGCTGGCGGAGCGCCTGCCCGAGGTCGTTCCTGGCCTTGTGGGGATCGTGCACGCGGTGAACGCGGGGCTCTCGGAGGTCACGTCCGGGCTGCCGTCCCGCACGGTCTGGGGACGGGACTGGATCGAGGAGATCGTGGAGATGGAGCCCGGCCACCCGGTGACCCTGCGTCTCTCCGCCACGTCGTTCTTCCAGACCAACTCACGGATGACGGGACACCTCTACCGGCGCGCGGCGGAGGCCGCCGGGCTCACCGGCGGTGAGGTGCTCTACGACCTCTTCTCGGGTGTTGGCAGCATCGGTGTGGCGCTCGGATCCTTAAGCGCACACGTCGTTGCGATCGAACTCCTCCCCGAGGCCGTCGAGGACTCGCGGGGCAACGCCGAGCGCAACGGGGTCACCAACCACACCGCCATTGCCGGTGATGTCCGTGTGGTGTTGCGCGAACAGCGCGGTCAGTTACCCGCGCCCGACGTGGCCATCGTCGATCCGCCCCGTGGTGGCCTGTCGGGGGGTGCGTGTCGGCGAATCCTCGAACTCGCACCGAAAACGCTCGTGTACGTGTCGTGCCAGCCCGCCACGTTCGCCGACAACGCTAAGCGGTTCGTGGACGGCGGCTACCGGCTGGAGTGGGTACGCCCGGTTGACATGTTCCCCCAGACCCCCCACATCGAGGCGGTTGCGAGGTTCACCCTCCCCTAG